The following proteins are encoded in a genomic region of Deinococcota bacterium:
- a CDS encoding ankyrin repeat domain-containing protein, with amino-acid sequence MKHVLKSLLLLMLGGTASAQLAFFEVARSGSPAELRAALAAGANVNVLDEYGQTPLFYAAEYNSPEVVESLVRAGADVNARTPDGWTPLMVAFRNTAHPQVASRLFNLGARADAVRYETYANDALGYSLVYPAGILEPQGELGGGDGQSFLSRDGRARMLVFSLPGGSQSLADLYALESADTSSRTVTYQVLRDGWFVVSGYEDDEVFYQKTLLAGERLITAELKYHRQLQAVFSAITSQISWSFSLTPVRAPAPAQAATSPAPRASTTPAPEETPRPPPSPAQTPGPASQPDTPPLEVTPPAMATAPEQTDTPPLTPEPAPPREEPAPTSPPIPTPAPAPAPPRETAARFFDEAFRLAGVREVSCSDTVMADAAPGGLEVRCGRKHQDAVGFKGTWDRAAAGFTALEAVSPWQIAGGSHWRDYQQDESRMTVIFNDGYIINAAEVILYRRPGP; translated from the coding sequence GTGAAACATGTACTGAAAAGCCTTTTACTTCTGATGCTCGGCGGAACCGCGTCGGCGCAGTTGGCCTTTTTCGAGGTCGCCCGCAGCGGCTCGCCCGCCGAACTGCGTGCGGCGCTGGCGGCGGGCGCAAACGTGAACGTCCTGGACGAATACGGCCAGACGCCGCTCTTCTACGCGGCCGAGTACAACAGCCCCGAGGTGGTGGAGAGCCTCGTCCGGGCGGGCGCCGACGTCAACGCGCGGACGCCCGACGGTTGGACGCCGCTCATGGTCGCCTTTCGCAACACCGCGCACCCTCAGGTGGCCTCGCGGCTCTTCAACCTGGGCGCCAGAGCCGACGCGGTGCGTTACGAGACCTATGCCAACGACGCCCTGGGTTACTCGCTCGTCTATCCCGCGGGCATCCTCGAGCCCCAGGGAGAGTTGGGCGGCGGCGACGGCCAGAGCTTCTTGAGCCGTGACGGCCGAGCCAGGATGCTGGTCTTCAGCCTTCCCGGGGGTTCCCAGAGCCTGGCGGACCTGTACGCGCTCGAGTCCGCCGACACGTCGAGCCGCACCGTGACCTACCAGGTCTTGCGCGACGGCTGGTTTGTGGTTTCGGGCTACGAAGACGACGAGGTCTTCTATCAGAAGACGCTCCTGGCCGGAGAGCGCCTCATCACCGCCGAGCTCAAGTACCATCGCCAGCTCCAAGCCGTCTTCAGCGCCATCACCTCGCAGATCTCCTGGTCGTTTAGTTTGACGCCGGTGAGGGCGCCGGCACCCGCGCAGGCAGCCACGTCCCCGGCGCCGCGGGCGAGCACAACGCCGGCTCCCGAAGAGACGCCGCGGCCTCCGCCCTCACCGGCGCAGACGCCCGGCCCCGCATCCCAGCCCGACACGCCGCCACTCGAGGTGACACCGCCTGCCATGGCGACAGCGCCGGAGCAGACCGACACGCCGCCACTCACGCCTGAACCGGCGCCCCCACGCGAGGAGCCCGCCCCGACAAGCCCACCGATACCAACACCCGCACCAGCACCAGCACCTCCTCGCGAGACGGCCGCCCGCTTTTTCGACGAGGCCTTCCGGCTCGCCGGTGTCCGTGAGGTAAGTTGCAGCGATACGGTGATGGCCGACGCCGCTCCAGGCGGCCTCGAGGTGCGCTGCGGCCGCAAGCATCAGGACGCGGTCGGCTTCAAGGGGACATGGGACCGCGCCGCGGCCGGTTTTACGGCCCTCGAGGCCGTCAGCCCCTGGCAGATTGCGGGCGGCAGCCACTGGCGCGATTACCAGCAGGACGAAAGCAGGATGACGGTCATCTTCAACGACGGCTACATCATCAACGCGGCGGAGGTAATCCTCTACCGGCGCCCCGGCCCTTGA
- a CDS encoding cytochrome c biogenesis protein CcdA, giving the protein MTPTLPIAFVAGLLSFLSPCVLPLVPSYLAYVGGSVGGSGGAGDGRRLLVLRNSLFFVLGFSLVFVALGASASALGSLLLDYRYTLITVAGVLIVFFGLMMLGLFKLPIFYREFRFRFRGDAATPLGATLLGAAFGIGWTPCIGPVLGAILTLAGATGTLSQGVTLLAVYALGLAVPFLLAALAVGSFGRFYERFRHYLPWVERAAGSLLVVVGVLMLSGYYTWLNSYFIRFTPSWLWPYL; this is encoded by the coding sequence GTGACGCCGACTCTGCCCATCGCCTTTGTGGCCGGGCTCTTGTCGTTTCTGTCGCCCTGCGTCCTGCCGCTGGTGCCGTCCTACCTCGCCTACGTCGGCGGCAGTGTCGGCGGCAGTGGCGGCGCCGGGGACGGCCGGCGGCTCCTCGTCTTGCGCAACAGCCTCTTTTTCGTCCTGGGCTTCTCGCTGGTCTTCGTGGCCCTGGGCGCCTCGGCGAGCGCGCTGGGCTCCTTGCTGCTCGACTACCGCTACACGCTGATCACCGTCGCCGGCGTGCTGATCGTCTTTTTCGGGCTGATGATGCTGGGGCTTTTCAAGCTGCCCATCTTCTACCGCGAGTTCCGCTTCAGGTTCCGGGGCGACGCCGCCACGCCGCTCGGCGCCACGCTGCTGGGCGCCGCCTTCGGCATCGGCTGGACGCCCTGCATCGGGCCGGTCCTGGGCGCCATCCTGACCCTGGCGGGCGCTACCGGCACGCTCTCGCAAGGCGTCACCCTGCTGGCGGTCTATGCGCTCGGCCTGGCCGTGCCGTTTCTGCTGGCCGCGCTGGCCGTGGGCAGCTTCGGGCGCTTCTACGAACGCTTCCGGCATTACCTGCCCTGGGTCGAGCGGGCGGCGGGGAGCCTCCTGGTCGTGGTCGGGGTCCTCATGCTGAGCGGCTACTACACTTGGCTGAACAGCTACTTCATCCGCTTCACGCCGTCCTGGCTCTGGCCCTACTTGTGA
- the ccmA gene encoding heme ABC exporter ATP-binding protein CcmA: MKAVELVGVSRRYGRNYVLKDVNLTVGEGKAVVLRGGNGAGKTTLLRVLATTLRPSRGWGRVFGFDLIKAGPEVRRRVAYLGVLGGSYGGLTAAENLRLAAILYGKDGSSRTLEALLGRVGLAGARDKPARAFSSGMRKRLALARLLLADARLLLLDEPYATLDEDGKRLVDEVLHSAKGEGKTVVMASHDLERATLLADSALMIEGGRLWLDDAPASPPTAVMAVGRG; encoded by the coding sequence ATGAAGGCGGTGGAACTGGTGGGCGTGTCGCGGCGCTACGGGCGCAACTATGTCTTGAAAGACGTCAACCTGACCGTGGGCGAGGGCAAGGCGGTGGTGCTTCGCGGCGGCAACGGCGCGGGCAAGACCACCCTCTTGCGCGTCCTGGCGACGACGCTCCGGCCCAGCCGCGGCTGGGGCCGCGTCTTCGGCTTCGACCTCATCAAGGCCGGCCCGGAGGTGCGGCGGCGGGTCGCCTATCTGGGCGTCCTCGGCGGCTCCTACGGCGGCCTCACCGCCGCGGAGAACCTGCGCCTGGCCGCGATACTCTACGGCAAGGACGGCTCGAGCCGCACGCTCGAGGCCTTGCTTGGTCGCGTCGGCCTCGCGGGCGCGCGCGACAAGCCCGCGCGGGCCTTCTCGAGCGGCATGAGAAAGCGCCTGGCGCTGGCCCGGCTGCTCCTCGCCGACGCCCGGCTCCTGCTCCTGGACGAGCCCTACGCGACCCTCGACGAGGACGGCAAGAGGCTCGTCGACGAGGTGCTCCATAGCGCCAAGGGCGAGGGCAAAACGGTGGTGATGGCCTCGCACGACCTGGAGCGCGCCACGCTGCTGGCCGACAGCGCCCTGATGATCGAAGGCGGCCGCCTCTGGCTGGACGACGCTCCGGCGTCCCCGCCCACAGCCGTCATGGCGGTGGGGCGTGGCTGA
- a CDS encoding heme exporter protein CcmB — protein sequence MAELSAILAVAGKDLRLELRSKSTLVATVFFSSIVLVVLAFAIGPDLNALRNAAPGVLWVTLVFAGVISAAQSYQAELEGEAFEQLLLYPVPRGALFLGKLLANWLFMSALGLVVLPLSALLFGLPLGADWLWLVLTILLGTLGFAIVATFYAALTANLRARESLLPVLMFPVVVPVLMAAVRATGEIAQLGNLGMAKAWLQLLVGFNLIYFVLCTAIFHFVVEE from the coding sequence GTGGCTGAGCTGAGCGCCATCCTGGCCGTGGCCGGCAAGGACCTCAGGCTCGAGCTGCGCAGCAAGAGCACGCTGGTGGCGACGGTCTTCTTCTCGAGCATCGTCTTGGTGGTCCTGGCCTTCGCCATCGGGCCGGACCTGAACGCGCTTAGGAACGCCGCCCCCGGCGTGCTCTGGGTGACCCTGGTCTTCGCCGGCGTCATCTCCGCGGCGCAGAGCTATCAGGCGGAACTCGAGGGCGAGGCCTTTGAACAGCTCCTCCTCTACCCCGTGCCGCGCGGCGCCCTCTTTCTCGGCAAGCTGCTCGCCAACTGGCTCTTCATGAGCGCGCTCGGCCTGGTCGTCCTGCCGCTCAGCGCGCTGCTCTTCGGCCTGCCCCTGGGGGCCGACTGGCTCTGGCTCGTTCTCACCATTCTCCTGGGCACCTTGGGCTTTGCCATCGTCGCCACCTTCTACGCCGCCCTGACCGCCAACTTGCGGGCGCGCGAGAGCCTCCTGCCGGTCCTGATGTTCCCAGTGGTGGTGCCGGTCCTGATGGCGGCGGTCAGGGCGACGGGTGAAATCGCTCAGCTGGGCAACCTAGGCATGGCCAAAGCTTGGCTACAATTGTTGGTGGGGTTCAACCTCATCTATTTTGTGCTCTGTACGGCCATTTTTCACTTCGTGGTAGAGGAGTAA
- a CDS encoding cytochrome c biogenesis protein, whose protein sequence is MKQDAASRPLAGLNTGLNTGLNTRRPLWLKVFGLFILALFGYGFYLALLASPPDVNQGELIRIMYAHVSVAWVCFLAVFIAAFFGALYLWRGRKMDDVISAASAELALFFAALTILGGMIYARPTFNIWWTWDAKLTATALLFFLLVGYFIVRGLIDDPERRARVAAVVAIIAMADVPIIYFAAEWWRTLHPPLTVRLDGAGVSMDPRMLYVLLFNVAVGALVFIYLMIERVRIGRLEARLEKREDDKALSGEVIHA, encoded by the coding sequence ATGAAACAAGACGCGGCTTCACGCCCTCTCGCCGGCCTGAACACCGGCCTGAACACCGGCCTGAACACCAGGCGCCCGCTGTGGCTCAAAGTCTTTGGACTTTTCATCCTGGCGCTCTTCGGCTACGGCTTCTACCTGGCCCTCCTCGCCTCGCCGCCCGACGTAAACCAGGGAGAGCTCATCCGCATCATGTACGCGCACGTCTCGGTCGCCTGGGTCTGCTTTTTGGCGGTCTTCATCGCCGCCTTTTTCGGCGCGCTCTACCTCTGGCGCGGCCGCAAGATGGACGACGTCATCAGCGCGGCTTCGGCCGAGCTGGCGCTGTTCTTCGCGGCGCTCACCATCTTAGGCGGCATGATCTACGCCCGGCCGACCTTCAACATCTGGTGGACCTGGGACGCCAAGCTGACCGCCACGGCGCTGCTCTTTTTCCTGCTGGTGGGCTATTTTATCGTGCGCGGGCTGATCGACGACCCCGAGCGGCGCGCTCGCGTGGCCGCGGTCGTGGCCATCATCGCCATGGCCGACGTGCCCATCATCTACTTCGCCGCCGAGTGGTGGCGCACCCTGCACCCGCCGCTCACCGTCCGGCTCGACGGCGCCGGGGTGTCGATGGACCCCAGGATGCTCTACGTCTTGCTGTTTAACGTCGCGGTGGGCGCGCTCGTCTTTATCTACCTGATGATCGAGCGCGTCCGCATCGGTCGGCTGGAAGCGCGCCTCGAGAAGCGCGAAGACGACAAGGCCCTCAGCGGGGAGGTCATCCATGCTTAG